Proteins encoded within one genomic window of Legionella sp. PC997:
- a CDS encoding triacylglycerol lipase — protein sequence MTQTISKNRQFVPLILMIIIGMTSIIPAYAVLPNHQQPTRALAPSIQFKPHREIVVLIHGLMRTSLSMWPLKNYLIRQGYEVYSYSYPSPKYSIQEHGSYLSRFIKNLLEKNPGVRINFVTHSLGGIITREALSTLSKKQLKNIGSLIMLAPPNQGSKLAKLSITMFPMLTSPIKPLSELSSDRSSYVHHVPVPNIKIGIIAGRYDAKVPPECARLEGYEPVIVNSNHTFIMNNTKTRQLIMSFLKTGTFVEVAKR from the coding sequence ATGACACAGACCATTTCTAAAAACCGACAATTTGTTCCACTTATTCTGATGATTATTATTGGAATGACGAGTATCATTCCAGCATATGCGGTTTTACCTAATCATCAGCAACCCACTCGAGCATTAGCTCCTTCTATTCAATTCAAACCCCATCGTGAAATTGTTGTATTAATCCATGGTTTAATGCGTACCTCGCTTAGTATGTGGCCACTAAAAAATTATCTAATTCGACAAGGCTATGAAGTTTATTCCTATAGTTATCCCTCTCCAAAATACAGCATTCAAGAACATGGTAGCTATTTAAGTCGATTTATTAAAAACTTATTAGAAAAAAATCCAGGTGTTCGAATCAATTTTGTTACTCATAGTCTTGGTGGGATTATTACCCGAGAAGCATTATCTACCTTATCCAAAAAACAATTAAAAAATATAGGTAGTCTCATTATGTTGGCACCACCCAATCAAGGATCAAAATTGGCAAAACTGTCTATAACGATGTTTCCCATGCTCACTTCTCCAATAAAGCCATTATCTGAATTAAGTTCAGATCGATCGTCATATGTTCATCATGTGCCTGTGCCAAACATTAAAATAGGAATAATAGCAGGGCGATATGATGCGAAAGTTCCCCCTGAGTGTGCTCGTTTAGAAGGCTATGAACCGGTTATCGTGAACTCCAATCATACTTTTATTATGAATAACACAAAAACAAGACAATTAATTATGAGTTTTTTGAAGACAGGGACTTTTGTTGAGGTTGCTAAACGATAA